The Caldisericum sp. genomic interval TTCAAGTGCATATAGTATCACATCAATCTTGTCATAAGGCATCTGAAGTGCAAATTCGTCAGTTATGCCTGGTGCAAGGTCAGGTGATGGAGGCTTGTCAATAATCTCCTTTGGCACACCCAAGTACCCTGCAAGTTCCCTAACCTGCGTCTTGTACAAATCTGCAATGGGATCAATATCAGATGCAGAATCGCCATACTTGACAAAATAGCCTGTAAGTTTTTCAGTTTTATTACAGCATCCAGCAACAATATAGTTCATCTGTTCGCCATAGAAGTACAAAAGGACTGCCCTTACCCTGTGTTTTGTATGCAAAAATGCATTTCCCTTCATTATCTCGATGTTGCCACTTCCACCCTTAAGTGACTTTAAAAACGCAGTCTCGTTTTCATCCTGGTTTCTTAAATACTTATTTCTTGCATAACGCTCCTGAAAACTCCTTGGGAAAATGAGAGTTTGAGGTTCAAGAGCGTAAACGCCAATCTTTCTTAAGATTCCTGTGATATTTACCTCTCTAAGTTCGATTTGAAGTTCGTTTGCAACAAGGCGTGCATGTTTCAAACTTTCGGGATGTGTGTCCCTTTCACCCATAAAAAGCGCAAGGATTTTCTCCTTAGGAAGTGCCTTCCTCAACAAAAATGCAACAAGTGCAGAATCAACGCCCCCGCTTAATCCAAAAATTACGCCATTTGCATTACGCTTCTCAACATATTCTCTTACAAAATTTGCTATTTTCTCAGAAACATATTCGGGATCTTTCAATTTGAGGTAATTCTTAATGCTCATAAAAATCACCTCCTATATAAACTTAACTAACTATCCTTCTCCGCAGGGTTCAATGTGGATAATAACTTCTGTTAAGTTCTCGACATTCTCTTTTACGCGCTTCTCAATTTTGGTTGCAATAGAATGAGCCTCTTCTACAGTCATATTCTTTGGGAATTCAAGGTGTAAGTCAACAACATAATAAGAGCCAAGTTTCCTAACACGAATTTGGTGTGGATTACAAATATTATCAAACTCATTTATTATTTTCTCAACTTCTTTTGCAACATTTTCATCGGTTTCTTCCATTATTTCCGATACTGCAGGCTTCAAAATATCGTACCCCATATAGATAATAATCAAGGCAACAATAAATGATGCAATGCTATCAAAGTAACTTTTGTGGGTTATACTTATGAGAATTCCTCCAAGGAGAACCGAAACCGATGAGAGGATATCCCCAAAATAATCCTTGGCATTTGCAATAAGCGCCTGGTTTGAGGTCCTTTTTCCAACAATAGACATATATACCGAAAGAAATATTTTACCTATGATACTTACTGAAGCACCAATCATCATTAGTAAGTCCTGGGCTTCGGTTTTGCCAAATCTTGCGATTGCTTCGTACATAACAAAGGCTCCTGCAAGAACAACAGAAACCCCAATAATGCTTGAGGAGATTGTCTCAGCTCTGCCGTGCCCATAGGGATGTTCACTATCAGGAGGTCTTGCTGCAATTTCAGTCCCTTTATATACGATTATGTTTTTAACGACATCTACGGTTGTGTCGAGTCCATCGCCAATAAGAGCAATAGAATTTGCAACGATGCCAAGCACCACTTTCAAGATAGCAAGGAATGTATTCACAGCCATTGCTATACGGACTGACTTTAAACCAATTCTTGTGCGCTCTTCCATTTTTACCCCAGCCAAATATTATACATCAAAACAATCTTTTACAGAAATTTTTTGTAAATATTTTTTGGGAATAAAATAATAGGGGGTGATAATATGAAAAAGATGTTATTAACATTATTGGTGATAGTATTATTATTTACCTCCTGCGCTAAGACTTCTAATGAGGTGACACTTAATAATTTCGACCCTAAAAGCGTTGTGAATGCTTATCTTAATTGCATAAACGATGGTAACTACTCGAAGAGTTTTGCTCTTGCCGATTCAAAACTTGCAATTGTATGGCCGGGGATTGGACTTTTAGAAAAACTCACAAACTCAAAAATTAATGATAGATATGTAGAGATATCTATTGAACACAT includes:
- the nadE gene encoding NAD(+) synthase, coding for MSIKNYLKLKDPEYVSEKIANFVREYVEKRNANGVIFGLSGGVDSALVAFLLRKALPKEKILALFMGERDTHPESLKHARLVANELQIELREVNITGILRKIGVYALEPQTLIFPRSFQERYARNKYLRNQDENETAFLKSLKGGSGNIEIMKGNAFLHTKHRVRAVLLYFYGEQMNYIVAGCCNKTEKLTGYFVKYGDSASDIDPIADLYKTQVRELAGYLGVPKEIIDKPPSPDLAPGITDEFALQMPYDKIDVILYALE
- a CDS encoding cation transporter, whose translation is MEERTRIGLKSVRIAMAVNTFLAILKVVLGIVANSIALIGDGLDTTVDVVKNIIVYKGTEIAARPPDSEHPYGHGRAETISSSIIGVSVVLAGAFVMYEAIARFGKTEAQDLLMMIGASVSIIGKIFLSVYMSIVGKRTSNQALIANAKDYFGDILSSVSVLLGGILISITHKSYFDSIASFIVALIIIYMGYDILKPAVSEIMEETDENVAKEVEKIINEFDNICNPHQIRVRKLGSYYVVDLHLEFPKNMTVEEAHSIATKIEKRVKENVENLTEVIIHIEPCGEG